Proteins from a genomic interval of Physeter macrocephalus isolate SW-GA unplaced genomic scaffold, ASM283717v5 random_66, whole genome shotgun sequence:
- the TRNP1 gene encoding TMF-regulated nuclear protein 1, translating into MPGCRISACGPGAQEGSAEPGSPSPPPGERLLFPQPPSPTPTLTPTPAQASPQPEVAQESAGSAEGQELQRWRQGASGGAGRTGPAGGAGGGPGAAAAAAAAAAAAGGRALELAEARRRLLEVEGRRRLVSELESRVLQLHCVFLAAELRLAHRAESLGRLGGGVAQAELYLAAHGSRLKKGSRRGRRGRPPALLASALGLGGCVPWGAGRLRRGHCPEPDSPFRRSPPRGPASPQR; encoded by the coding sequence atgCCGGGCTGCCGCATCAGCGCCTGCGGCCCGGGGGCCCAGGAAGGGTCGGCGGAACCGGGGTCCCCGTCGCCGCCGCCCGGGGAGCGCCTGTTGTTCCCTCAGCCCCCGTCCCCAACTCCGACCTTGACCCCGACCCCGGCTCAGGCCTCACCTCAGCCCGAAGTGGCCCAGGAGTCGGCGGGCTCGGCTGAGGGGCAGGAGCTGCAGCGCTGGCGCCAGGGCGCTAGCGGGGGCGCGGGGCGCACCGGGCCGGCagggggcgcgggcggcggcccgggcgcggcggcggcggcggcggcggcggcagctgcGGCAGGGGGCCGCGCGCTTGAGCTGGCCGAAGCGCGACGGCGACTGCTGGAGGTGGAGGGCCGCCGGCGCCTGGTGTCGGAGCTGGAGAGCCGCGTGCTGCAGCTGCACTGCGTCTTCCTGGCGGCCGAGCTGCGCCTGGCGCACCGCGCCGAAAGCCTGGGCCGCCTGGGCGGCGGAGTGGCGCAGGCCGAGCTCTATCTGGCGGCCCACGGGTCGCGCCTCAAGAAGGGCTCGCGCCGCGGCCGCCGCGGCCGCCCGCCCGCGCTGCTTGCCTCTGCGCTCGGTCTGGGCGGCTGCGTGCCCTGGGGCGCCGGGCGCCTGCGGCGGGGCCACTGCCCCGAGCCCGATTCGCCCTTCCGCCGGAGCCCGCCCCGCGGCCCCGCCTCCCCCCAGCGCTGA